Sequence from the Campylobacter sp. CNRCH_2014_0184h genome:
TTTTAATTTTATCTTCTGTAATATTTATTGGCATAGGAATTTTATCTGTAACGATAATCTCAAAAAGCCAAGAAATGCTTAATGATGAAGCTCATAAACTTTTATTAAGTAGCGCCAATAGATACTCAAATGGGATTCAAGCAATTACCCAAAACGCATATTCAACACTAGAAACAGCACAAGGCGTTATTAAAAATTTTGCAAATAAAGATAATAACTTAGATATAGAAGATCTTAAAATTTTAATAAGCAGTATGCTAGATTCAAATTCTTGGACTTATTTTGCATATATTCATCTTAACCAATACCACGGCAATAATCCTTTAAATCTTACTCCATCAGGAAAGTTTTTATTATTAGCAAAAGATGAAAATCCGCAACAAAAAGGATCAATTAAATTCATCCAAGCTGAAGAAGTAATCTTGCAACAAAATTCTCTCATAAAAGCTTTACAAACCAAGCAACCTGCCGTTGGAAGACCTAGAGATTATTCTATAAATGGAGAAAAATTATACTTAGTAAACATTGTTTTACCAATTTTTGGAAAGAATAACGAAACAATTGGTGCAATAGGTATGCTTGTGCGCATTGATTTATTGAGAGAAGAATTAAATGATCCAAATAAGAGTTTATTTGCAAATGACCAACGTTTATTGATTTCAAGTGATGGTTTAATCATATCTAGTCCAAAAGCAGAATATGTTGGAAAAATCATCACAGAAATTAATCCTCATCCTAGTGCAAAAACAATACTAGACATGCAAAGCACCAAAACCAATGGTTTAT
This genomic interval carries:
- a CDS encoding cache domain-containing protein produces the protein MFKNFNLTTKMILILSSVIFIGIGILSVTIISKSQEMLNDEAHKLLLSSANRYSNGIQAITQNAYSTLETAQGVIKNFANKDNNLDIEDLKILISSMLDSNSWTYFAYIHLNQYHGNNPLNLTPSGKFLLLAKDENPQQKGSIKFIQAEEVILQQNSLIKALQTKQPAVGRPRDYSINGEKLYLVNIVLPIFGKNNETIGAIGMLVRIDLLREELNDPNKSLFANDQRLLISSDGLIISSPKAEYVGKIITEINPHPSAKTILDMQSTKTNGLFTFIPASTNEKNLAQLVNFDLWEGSNDHWSVVTIAPKKSVEKPADSLAFIIFAISAIVLFIIISVIYFYVKKSVVGTIHKL